The DNA segment ACCGCCGATGGCCTCCCCACCCTGGAGGCGGTACGCCAGGCGGCGATGGTGCGCCTGCGCCCGGTCATCATGACGGGCCTCGTCGCAGCGGTTGGCTTCATTCCCATGGCGCTCAGCACGGGGGTGGGCGCCGAGGTGCAGCGCCCTCTGGCCACCGTGGTCATCGGCGGCGTGATCACCTCCACCCTCTCCACCCTCATTGTGCTGCCGGTGCTCTATCTCGTGTTTCAGTCGGCGCGCTCAAAACCGAGCTAAGCCCCCCTTGACTCCTCATATCCGCCCCCACAAACGCCAGCTCGGAGCCCCGAGCTGGCGTTTTTTATCAATACGTCCATCGACTCAGGCCCCTTAGGTGACGCACTGACCACCCGAGTCCGGCCACTCAGGCCCCTTAGCTGGCGCACTCACCACCCGAGTCCGGCAACTCAGACCCCTTAGCTCTCGTTCTCGACACCCAGATCCCCAACTCAGGCCCCCTGACCTCCCGTTCTCGACACCCAGATTCCCAACTCAGCCTCCTTAGCGCCGACTCTCGATACCCAGATCCCCAACTCAGCCCCCCTTAGTTCCGGCTCTCGACACCCAGAATGGCAACTCAGCCTCCTTAGCTGGCGCACTCACCACCCGAGTCCGGCGACTCAGGCCCCTTGGCTGCAGTTCTCGACACCCAGATCCCCAACTCAGCCTCCTTGGCGCCGACTCTCGACACCCAGATCCCCAACTCAGCCCCCCTTAGTTCCGGCTCTCGACACCCAGAATGGCAACTCAGCCTCCTTAGCTCGGGTTCTCGGCACCCGAGTCCGGCGACTCAGACCCCTTAGCTGCGCTTCTCGGCACCCAGATCCGCAACTCAGCCTCTTTAGCGCGCGTTCTATTCAGGTAAATCGACTCTTCCCCCTTAACTCCGCGAATTTATTGCACACGAAAAGGCGGTGGTTACAGGTTTGAACCCGCAGTCATATGTCTTTGATAGGGCGCAGCCACGCCGTTTCGCGTGCCCAAAAACCCGAGTGCATCCAGGGCGACGCCTGGCAAGGAGGCAGGGATGAAGCTGTAGCAGCGCTACCGCGAATCCCTGACGACACAGCCAGCGTCGTCCCGGGGCGCTCGGCATTTAACCCGACCATCCAATTACTCTGGGAGGAGCTGAATGAAACATCCGCTCAGTCGTAGGTCGTACCCCGTCGCTTCTTCGCCCCGACACATCACCTGGCTCAAGCTCTGGAGTGTGAGCTGCCTCTCTCTGGCCCTGATGCTGATGGTGAGCTGCTCCTCAAGCAGCCCCAACGTGACGCCTCAGGGCCGCGAGGCCAGCGCCGAAACCCGGGCGGTGGGGGCCAGCGCCGAGGTGCTTCAGGGCGCCGGCGCCCCCTCGGCGTTGGACATTCATCTGGTGGGTTTTCATCCCATGGCCGACGACCCCTCGATCCAGATGGAGGCCCATCACTTCTGCCGCCAGGTCAACGAGGACTTTGCCCAGTGCGCCATCTTCGACAGCGACGGCAGCGACGCCAACTTAAACGGCGTGGAGTACATCATCTCCTCGGTGCTCTACGAGCAGCTCCCCCAGGAGGAGAAGCAGTACTGGCACCCCCATAACTACGAGATTCTCTCCGGTCAGCTCGTCGCCCCGGGGCTCCCCGACGCCGCCGAAAATGCGCTGATGGAGAGCAAGATCAACAGCTACGGCAAGACCTATCACCTCTGGCATACCGGCAACGTCGGAGCCGAAGGCGACGAGCTCCCCTTAGGCGCCCCCATGCTGGCCTGGTCCTTCAACGCCGACGGGGAGCTCGATGAGACCTTGCTGGTCGCCCGCGACGAGGCCCTGAACTTGGATACCAACCAGATTCGCCAGGAACGCGCCGTGCTCATCGATATGGCCGAGCCCCAGGAGGGCGTGGACATGTTGGCCGGCGCCTTCCCCGATCGCGAAAAACCCGTCGGCATCGAAGATCGCGAAAACAGTCGACAGGGCCGCGGTGGCGGGCCCATCACCCCCTCCGAGGAGAAAAAAGACTCGGAGGAGAAGAAGGACGAGTCCAGAGACACGCGGGAGAATATGAACGACAGCTCCGCCGACTGAGTTTTTTGATGCGTTCTTCGCGACCCCCCCAACCCGAGCGCATCCAGAGCGACGCCTGGCACCCGAGCGCTGATCGAGATCGCGCTCGAACTCGTACTGGTAGCTCGTACTCGTGCTCGTACTCGTACTCGTGCTCGGACGCGCCCCACCAGCGGCTCTCACGAATCGCCCACATCGTGTCCCCCCCAAGCCCCACAACCACCCAACCACCCAACCACAACCCGCACACCCCCCAACCCGACGCGAACCCGAAATCCCGAGCGCATCCAGCCGCTCTCACGAATCGCCCCACATCGCGAACCCCGGCGCTCCACAACCACCCAACCACCCAACCACCTATCCACAACCCGCACGCCCCCCCAACCCGACGCAAACCCAAAGATCCGAGCGCATCCAGGGCGACGCCTGACAAGGAGATAGGGATGAAGCTGTAGCAACGCTACCGCGAATCCCTATCGACGCCGTCAGCGTCGTCCTGGGGCGCTCGGCACTCGGATCAGAAGTCTTCGTCGAACTTAACCTCCCCCTCGACCGCGACCTGGTAGGCGGAGACGCGGCGCTCAAAGAAGTTGGTCACTTCCTGAACGTCCTGCAGGTCCATAAAACTCAGCGGGTTCTTCGTGCCAAAGATCTCGGGCATCTCCAGGGTGCGCAAGCGCTGGTCGGCGCAATGCTCCAGGTAGGCGCGCACATCCTCCACGCTGAGCCCGGCCACTCCACCTCCGAGCAGATCCTCGGCAAAGAGCGCCTCGCAGTCGACGGCCTCCCGGATCATCGTCTGCACCTCAGCGCTGAGCTCCTCGTCAAAGAGCTCCGGCTCCTCCCGGCGAACCGTGCGCACCACCTCGAAGGCAAACTCCATATGGGCGCTCTCATCGCGAAACACCCAGCTTGTCCCGGCGGCAAGCCCGTGCAAGAGCCCCCGCGAACGCATGAAATACACGTAGGCAAAGGCCCCGAAGAAGAAGAGCCCCTCGATGCACGCCGCAAAGCAGATCAAGTTGAGCAAAAACTGCCGGCGATGCGCCCGTGTCTCCAGCCGGTCGAGCCCTTCGATCGAGTCCATCCAACGCATGCAAAAATCGGCCTTGGCCCGAATCGAGGGGATGTTTTCAATGGCCGCAAACGCCTCGTGACGCTCCTCAGGATCCGGCACATAGGTGTCGAGCAAGGTCAGGTAAAACTGGACGTGAAGCGCCTCCTCATAGAGCTGCCGGGCCAGATACATCCGCGCCTCCGGCGCGTTGATATGCTGGTAGAGGTTGAGCACAAGGTTGTTGGCCACGATCGAGTCCCCGGTGGCAAAAAACGCCACCAGCCGCTGCACCATATGCGTCTCGGCCTCGGTGAGCGAGTCGCGCAGATCGTTGACATCGCTCGAAAAATCAACCTCCTCCACCGTCCAGGTGTTCTTAATCGCGTCGCGATACATCTGGTAAAAACTCGGGTACGTCATCGGGCGAAGCGTCAGACAAAAGCCCGGATCCAGCAGATTGTCGGGTCGTTGAATACTCATTGGCAGGCCTCACAGATCTCGGGGTTTTCCAGCGAACAGGCAATCGCCTCGCGTTGAGGCACCTCGACTGTCGTCTTGGTGATTCGCGTGGCCGGACGCGAGCGCAGGTAATAGGTCGTCTTCAGGCCACACTTCCAGGCGTAGAGGTACATCGAGGAGAGCTGTCCCAGGGTGGGGCTCTCAATAAAGAGGTTGAGCGACTGACTCTGGTCGATAAATGCGCCGCGCTCGGCGGCCATCCCGATAAGCGAGCGCATCGGGAGCTCCCAGGCCGTGCGAAAGACCGTCCGAAGCTGCTGAGGCAGCTCTTCAAAGGACTGCACCGAACCTTCGGAGTTCTTGAGACGCGCGCGCATCCGCTCATCCCACAGCCCCAGCTCCTGGAGCTCGGCGACCAGGTAGCGGTTGACCTGAACAAAATCCCCCGAGAGCGTCTCCCGCTTAAAGAGATTGGATACCTGGGGCTCGATGCACTCGTAGCACCCGGCGATCGAGGCGATGGTCGCCGTCGGCGCAATCGCGCAGAGCAGCGAGTTGCGCAGCCCGACCTTCTGAATCCGGGCCCGGAGCGCCTCCCAGCGCGCTGGCTCCTCGGGGCTCACCCCCCACAGGTCAAACTGCAGCTGGCCGCGCGCGGCCCGCGTCTCTTTAAACGCGGCGTGCGCCCCGTGGGCCTCGGCCAGGTCGGCGGAGGTCGAGAGGGCGTGAAAATAGATCTCCTCAGAGATCCGCTTCGAGATCGCTCGCGCCTTCGGGCTGTCGAAGGGGATCTTCATCTGAAAAAACACATCCTGAAGCCCCATCAACCCCAGCCCCACCGGACGCCACCGATCGTTGGACGCCGCCGTCGATGGAATCGGGTAGTAGTTAAGATCGATGACCCGATCCAGGCCTACCACCGCGGTGCGCACCGTCTGTGCCAGCTTCTCATAGTCGACAACCACCTCCCCCTCGGCGTTTTTCAGGGTGTGCCTGGCGAGGTTGATCGAGCCCAGGTTGCAGACCGCCGTCTCCTGAGCCGAGCTCACCTCGATGATCTCCGTGCAGAGGTTCGAGAGGTGAACGCGCGCCCCCTCCTCGGCGGTCTGATTGCAGGTTCGGTTACTCGGATCTTTAAAGGTCATCCACCCGTTGCCGGTCTGCGCCAGCGTCCGCATCATCCGCCCGTAGAGGTCACGGGCTCGCAGCTCGCGCACCGCCAGCCCCTCCTTCTCGGCCTGCTCGTAGCGCCGATCGAAGGCCTCCCCATAGAGATCTGGAAGCTCCGGCACCTCCTTCGGGTCAAAGAGACTCCAGGATTCATCGGCCTCCACCCGTCGCATAAAGAGATCCGGGATCCAGTTGGCGATATTCAGGTTATGGGTGCGCGCGGCTTCATCGCCGGTGTTATCCCGAAGCTCCAGAAACTCCTCGATGTCGGCGTGCCACGGCTCCAGATACACGCAACACGCCCCCTTGCGCTTACCCCCCTGATTAACCGCCGAGACCGACGCATCCAGGGTCTTGAGCCAGGGCACAATCCCGTTGGACTTCCCGTTGGTGCTCTTAATGAGCGATCCCCTCGATCGCACCCGATGAAACGCCGTGCCAATGCCCCCCGAGAACTTCGAGAGCAGCGCGATATCGGTATAGCGCTGGTAGATCGCCTCAAGCTCATCGGCCGGGGAGTCGAGCAGAAAACAGCTGGAGAGCTGCTCAAATGACGTCCCGGCGTTAAAAAGCGTCGGGGAGCTTGGCAGATACTCCAGCCCGGAGAGCAGCGCGTAGAGCTTCTCGGCCTGCGCCATATCCTCACTCAGCGCACACGCGATCCGCAGAAAGAAGTACTGCGGCGCCTCCATCACTCGCCGGCTCTCCGGATGCCGCTGCAGGTAGCGATCGTAGAGCGTCTTGATCCCAAAATACTCAAAATGCGCGTCGCGGCTGCGATCGATGAGCGCGTCGAGCTCCTCGTGATGGGCCTCGACAAATCCCTTGAGCCGCGCGTTGTAGCGCCCGACCTCATAGCCCCGCTCCACGCACCGCGAGAAGCTGGTGATCCCCTCGCTCTGCAGATCATCCCCAATCCGCTGCGCCAGCAGTCGCGCGGCCAGCTTCGAGTACTGCGGCTCCTCCAACATCAACGACGAGGCGACCTGAATCGAAAGATCGTCGAGCTCCCGGGTCGACGCCCCATCAAAGAGCCCCCCGATCGTGCGCACCGCCACCCGCGTCGGATCGACCCGGGACAATCCCCGGGCGCAGCGGCTGATCGCGGCGACAATCCGCTCCAGGTCAACGCGTTCATAGGTGCCGTCGCGTTTGACGACACGCATCCCTCCCTCGTCTTTTCCCCCCTCATTCTCGTCGCTCTGTTCTGGCAGTGTTGCAGAAGTGGTGGTCATCTCTCATCCCTCGCTGCTCGGGTCATACGCGGGAACGACCAACCTCTTCAGAGCTCTCGGGCGCCTGACCCCAAAAGTTCCTCCAAAGTCGACCAGCGCTCCCGCGAGCGAAATGGGGCTTTGGAGGGCGTCTTAACGCTCACCTCTCTAAAAGCTCCCGAGTCGGACTGGCGCGGGATGTCTCCCCGGCGCCAGGCGCTGGCAGGTCTTCGGGCTCTCGAGCGCGCCCTTTTAAAAGGCACCTACTGCCCACCGCTTCCCAGGCTCTCAAGCCCAGTGCCATTGGTGGGGGTCGTTCTCGAATACCGCTGCGGGGCAGCTCCGGAGTCTCACCGGATTCCCTCTTCGGTGTCGCGATCATCTCGCGAAACACCAGCACGCAAACCACATAGAGTGGATCCCCCCCGTGGTCAACCACAAGATGTTGTGTTTCGAAGGCACGTCCGCGCCAACACGCGCTCCTGCCATCAGCCCCCTTTCGATGGGCGTTCCGGCGCGTGGCGACGCGTGAGTCTTTGCGGCGAGTCGTTTTGAAAAGAACGACGCCCCCCTGCACTTCGGTCTTCACCATCACGCGGGAAGAACTCGAAAAGGAGGGGGGCGTTATCTGATCATGGAGATGTTTCTGGCCTGCTCAGCGCGCTCCGCTGCTGCGCAGGCAGGGCCTAAAACTCCACCCGGTCGCCCGGGCGCAGGTTGCCGTCATAGCCCGGATCATCGCCCTTTTTCTGGCGGGCCTTGCGCGCGTTCCACGCCGCGCTCCCCAGAAAGGCCGGCGCGGCCACCACGCATAAGGGGCACATCACCGTGCCAAAGGCCGCAAGCCCCGCCACGCTCAACGCCCCCATCGCCCCGCCAAAGATCGTGTGCTCCCGCGCGCGGCGGCGGTACTCGCAGGGCGCTTCGCCCTGGTGTTGCTCCTCCTTCACGTGGATCGAAGACGCGCTCCCCTGGCCTGCTCGTTGTGTCACCATCTCAACCTCCGCAGCTCTCTCGAAGCGGCCCCCACTCACCATGAGGGCGCTCCCATCATCATCATCAGGGCCCCGAGCCACTCGCCCACCATCGCATCGTGTCGCGCTGCGGTGGCATCGGCACCCCACACCTACGTCCTGAGAGGAAAACAACGCCCGCTCACCGAACCTTCCGCCTCGCCATCGCACGACCTTCTCGAACGTCAAAACGCACCCGACTCCCCCCCCTATCTGAGCTATTTGATCCTTAAGCGATCGACCTTGATGAGAGAGCCCTGTGGAAAACTCTGTGAGAAACCCTGTGTTAAAGCTGTTAATCCACAACTGGAAAACCTGGGGCAAACTCGGCTCTCAGATTCTCCCCACATCTCCCACAGCCTTTCCCCGATCCGAATGTGGATAAATACTCGAAGTATTCAGGTGCTTTAGCGCTGCTCTCCACATTTCCACAGGCCCTACTTCTTCTACGTACCTCAAACACACCAAACCTTTTTTGTCTTTTGGTAGAAGATCCGTGACTGTGGAAAACTCCTGAGGCTCTAAGGGGCGCAAGCTCGCGAGTTACAAGGGCGATTGCCACTTGAAACCCTCCTCAACCTGTGGTGGATTGTCAGGGCTTACGAGCCGGGAAATTTATAAAAACCCAAACCTCTCCGCGGAGACGCGCTCCATGAAGATTCGCATTTCCAGCAAGACGCTCACCGACGAGCTCTTCAAACTTCAAGGCGTCGTCAGCCACCGCAGCACGCTGGCCATTTTGTCCAACGCGCTCCTGGTGGCCGAGGGCAACACGCTGACCCTGCACGCCACCGACCTGGACATCTCCGTGTCCACCTCCTGCGAGTGCGAGGTGCTGGAGCCGGGCAAGGTCACCCTGCAGGCCCGCAGCCTCTTCGACATCGTCAAAAACCTCGAAGAAGACACCCTCTCGCTGGAGACCGAGGAGAACCACTGGGCCAAGCTCAAGAGCGGCAACGTCAACTGCCGCATCGTCGGCACCCACGCCGATGAGTTCCCGCACCTGCTCGACATCGCCGGGGTGGAGCTCTTCCCGATTGGCACCCGTCGCCTGCTCGACATGATCGAGAAGACCCTCTTCAGCGTCTCCACCGACGACGCTCGCGCCAACCTCACCGGGGCCTTCTTCAAGGTCACCAACGAGAAGACGCTTCTGATGGTCTCCACCGACGGCCACCGTCTCTCCAAGATCGAGACGAAGCCCGAGGAGTTCGACGCCGGTGGCGACATCCCCGCCGCGCTCAACAAGGGCATCATCATCCCCCGTAAAGGGCTCGCTGAAATCAAGCGCACCGTCGATGCGAAGAGCGATGAGCTCAGCTTTGGCATCATCGACAACAACATCGTCTTTAAGAGCGGCCCGATGAGCCTCTCGGTGCGCCTGATCGAGGGGAGCTTCCCCGACTTCACCCAGGTGCTGCCCAAAGAGAGCGAGCACCGCGCTGTGGTCGAGAAGGACGTCTTCCAGCAGGCGCTCAAGTTCGTGAGCCTCTTTGCCAGCTCCAAGACCAACAACGTGCGCATCTCGCTGAGCGACGAGGGCCTGGAGCTCTACGCCTCCGACCCCGACCGCGGCGAAGCCACCAAGGTCGTGCCGATGCAGTACGGCGGGCAGGCTGTCAAAGCCGGCTTCAACTACCGCTACCTCAACGACGTGGTCAGCGCGCTCGACGGCTCCGAGGTCTCCATCGAGATCATCGACACCCTCTCCCCCACGCTCATCCGCGACACCCAGCGCGACGAGATGCTCTTCGTCGTCATGCCCATGCGCCTCTGATCCTTTTAATCAGGGTTTTTCAATTAAGGGAGTTGTTCCGTATCTGGCAGCTGAATTTGTTTTAAAAGATAGTTAGCGCGCGCCTCCGACGACCTTCGCCGGGGGCGTTCGCGTTTTCGCGCCACCCCTGAGCCATAGAGCCCAACTTTTTCGGGATAGTTCATCGATGCTTCTGGAAGCCCTTCGACTGCGCGATTTTCGCAACCTGCAGCACGTGATGTTGACGCCCAACCCGCGTTTTAACGTGATTGCCGGTCCCAACGGTCAGGGCAAAACCAACCTCCTGGAAGCCATCTACCTCTTGAGCGCGGTGAAGAGCTTTCGGCCCGGCACGACCAACCGCGCGCTGATTCATTTTGAGCGCACAGAAGCCACCCTGGAAGCTCGCGTGGAGCGCGGAGGCCATGAGCGCCTGGTGCGCCTGGAGATCTCCGAGCGCGGCAAGAAGGTGTTTTTGAATGAGGGGCAAGTCCGCAACATATCTGAGTTTTTCGGCACCCTGAACGTCGTGATCTTCGGGCCGGATGACATCGGCATCCTGCGCGGCTCCCCCTCGGAGCGCCGCCGCTTTATGGACCGCGCCATCTTCAACGCCCACCCGGCCTTTGGCACCGAATCCACCCACTACGAGGACGTGCTCAAGCACCGCAACGCGCTCTTAAAAGAGCCGCGTCAGGACGCCGCCCTGCGTGCGGTCTACGACGAGCAGCTCATCACCTACGGCGCCCAGATCCTGCGCCGCCGCCTGGACTTCATCACCCACTTTCGACCCGTGCTCACCCGCACCTTTTCGACAATTTTCGACCCCTCGCTTGCCGCCGACCTGCGCTACGCCCCGAGCTGGCTCGCTGAGGGCGAAGAATTTCTGGATGAGGCCGAGGCCTTAAGCTCCCCGCAGTACCTGGAGCGTGCCCTGGAGTTGGCCTTAAGGCGCACCGAGCGCGACGAGCGCGAGCGCGGCTACACCCTGATCGGCCCCCACCGCGACGACCTGCACACCACGCTGGGCGGCCACGACGTGCGCACCTTTGGCAGCCAGGGCCAGACCCGCGCCTTCGTGCTCGCCATGAAGATCGCCGAGATCACCTACCTGGAAGAGCGCTACCATTTTGCGCCCATCCTCCTGCTCGACGACGTCTCCAGCGAGCTGGACCGGGAGCGTAACCGCCTGCTCTTCGACTTTTTGCGCGCCCGCACTCAGGGGCAGGTCTTCATCACCACCACCCACCGTGATTTTATTCTGCTCGACCAGAATTTGAGTATTTTTGACGTGCAGGGCGGTCAGGTCATCGAGCGTGTCTCGGACGACGCGTGATTACCCCGACCGAAGAAACCCTCGTAGCGCTCAATACGATGGTCCGAAGCGAGCGACGCGGCTTTCACCAGTTGAAACATTTTTTGTCGAAGTGAACGACGCGGCCTTCGCCGGTTAAAACATCCGTCCCGAAGCGAACGACGCGACCTCCGCCGGTTGAAATAGCCTTCGTGAAGCGAGCGACAAGGTCTCCGCCGGTTGAAATAGCCTTCGCCAGGCGAGCGTGATGGCTTTCGCCGGTGAACATAGCTTTCACGAAGCGAATCGCATGCCTTTCGCCGGATAAAAGAGGTGTTACGAAGCAAGTGACGCCCCTGTTTGAAACGCAACGAGCCCCGTCGAAGAAAATGGCGTGGCTCGTTCATCCAGCGAGACACGCGTCGAAGGGAATCCCTCACCTCTTTTAGACGGGGCATGACGCGTTGAGCGCTTTGACAAAGGAGCTTCAACCGGCGGACACCTCGACACAGCGAATGTCAGGGCGCGTTCAAAACGAAATCACGTGCCGGACTGCCCGACACTGCTATTTTAATTTAAAACCATCGCGTCGAAGCGCATCGAATAAGGCGCTCGACGTGTTTGAGCCTTCCACGTCTGAAGAGAGCAAAACACATGATTCTGGAGCTTAGCCGGGGATTTCGACACGGCGATGAGGTCGAGCTGACCATCGACAAAATGAACGAGCGGGGCCTGGGCGTCGCCTTTGTCGAGACGGTCATCGGCCCGCAGAAGATGGAGAAGCGCTACGAGGTCTTTGTGCGCAAGGCCATCCCCGGCGACCGGGTGCGCGTGCGCATCGATAAGACGCGGCGCAAACGCGCCTCGGCCACCCTGCTGGAGATCCTGGAGCCCTCGCAGCTGCGCATCGAGCCCCGCTGCCGCCACTTTGGTACCCGCGAAGAGGCCCAGAAGGGCTGCGGCGGCTGCACCCTGCAGTCGATGCGCTACCGCCATCAGCTCGCCATCAAAGAGCGCCTGATCAAAGAGAACTTTCAGCGGGTGGGCCTCGACCCCGGGCTGGTGCTCCCGCTCAAGGGCATGGAAGAGCCCTGGTACTACCGCAACAAGATGGAGTTCACCTTCGGCGACGACGCCGAGCGTCACTTCGCGCTGGGGCTTTACCCCTCGGGCTACAAGTTCGAGATCCTCAATCTTCAGGAATGCCACCTGCAGTCGGAGTTCGTCTCGCGTTTTGTGCCGGCGATGAGTCATTTCTGTGCCTCGGTGGGGCTGGAGCCCTACCACAGCCGCCGCGACGAGGGCTGGCTGCGCAACCTGACGATCCGCGAGGGCAAACGCACCGGGGAGGTGATGGTGGAGCTGATGACCAGCCCGGCCACCGAGGTGCGTCTGGGCACCGAGACGGTCGATGCGGAGCAGGCCGCGCGGGCCTTCGCCGCCGAGGCCCAACGCCTGGCCTCGGAGCTCGGGCGGCCCATCACCTCCTTTTACTGGTCGCGCTACATCGCCGAAAAGGGCAGCCGCACCCGCATCGAAGAGACCCTGCTCCATGGCGAGCCCGTGTTGAGCGAGGAGATGCACCTGCCTGGCGAGCAGGTGCTGCGCTTTGAGATTCACCCCCGGGCCTTTTTTCAGCCCAACACCCTGCAGGCCGAGCAGCTCTACGCCGAGGTTATCGAGCGCGCGGGCCTGCTCGACGCCGATAGCCCCAACCGGCCCCAGACCGTGCTCGACCTCTACTGCGGCACGGGCACCATCGGGCTCTGCCTGGCCCCTTATGCCGAGCGCGTGCTCGGCATTGAGCTTCAGCCCGACGCGGTGGACAACGCCCGCAAAAACGCCACCGACAATCAGATCGACAACGCCACCTTCTTTGTGGGCGATGTGGGTAAGGTGCTGGCCAGCCCCGAGTTCATCGAGGCCCGCGGCGACGCCATCGACCTGGTGGTGGTCGACCCGCCCCGCTCCGGGCTTTTTGACCAGGCGATTGAACAGATTCTGGAGATCGCCGCCCCCACGCTGGTCTACGTCTCCTGCAACCCCAAAACCCTGGCGGACAACCTGGTGGCGCTCACCGCCGGGGGCTACCAGCTGGAGGTGGTGCAGCCGGTCGACCTCTTCCCGCAGACCTACCACGTGGAGAACGTCGCGCTCCTGGTGCGCAAGACGTCAACCTGAGTCGTTCGACCCGAAACCCATCAGCCGCCTCCGCTTTGCGGCGAGCCCGGGCGCTGGTAGCTTGGGCGCCCGTCGACTCCCGGCACGATTCATGCGCTGTGTTCCTGTGTAGGGGCCCCGAGCAGGGCTGCGGGGCGACGTGGTTCCGATAAACATTTCAGTGCTGATGGTGATGAGGTCGCTATGAACTTCGAGCTGCTGGTTGTCGTGGTGATTGTTGGCTTCGGAATCGCCGCGTTCTTTGTGGTGCTTCAGAACATCTCGCGCATGCAGGAACTTATGAAGACGAAATCGTACTGGCGAGCGATCGCCGAGAAATTCAACCTCAAACACGACTCCCCGACGGCCGGCCATGTGGAGCGGCTGGTGGGTTCTCACCGCGCCTGTCCGCTGATGCTCACGGGCACGGGCGACCCTTTGAGCGAGGGTTATGAGCTTGTGGCCGAGGTCGATCTCGTCACAGCGCTGCATAAAACGCTGACCCTGGTCAGCGAGCCCGACGCTCAGGAGGCTCCCACCATCGCCACCCTGCAGGCCGAGGGGCCCTCGCAGGCCCATGAGCTTCTGCAGGCCCCGGAGCTTCGCAAAGCCTGGGATGAGGCCGCCGCCTTTGCCAACTCTATGGAGGTGCGCGACGCCACCCTGCGCCTCAAGCGCCGCGGTCCGCTCAGCGATGAGACGATCCTCGAAGAGCTCACCGAGCTGGCCGTCAGCCTGGCGATTGTGCTGGAGAACCAGGCCGGAAGGTTCGTCACCCTCACCCCCGAGGGACGAAAGATCGAGGCGGCCTCACCGGCTCAGGCCGGTCGGATGCCCGTCTCCGGTGCGCTTCACTCCCGCAGCACGAGCCCGATGAAGGGCGACTTTTTTGATGAGAAATCCGGCTTTCCGGTGCGTGGCGAATGGGATCGTTCCGGGGAGTTTCGGGTGCCCGCCGAAGGCAAAAAAGACGCCGAGGCGAAGCGCAAAAACGCCCCCGAAGACGACCTGAAGTTGCTTGATACGGATGATGGCGACCTCTTTTAGGGTTATGTGAGCCCGACATCGGCGGCGCGCCCTTCAGACGACTGGACAGCGCCCCTCGCCACACTACACTGAGCGCCGACTTCGGGTTTCTCTTGCAGGCAGTCGGCCCATGACCTCATCCCTTCCTTCATCGCAGCTCATCGACCGTTTTGGACGCGCGCACCGTTCGTTGCGCGTCTCGGTCACCGATCGCTGCAACCTTCGCTGCTCCTACTGCATGCCGGCCGAGGGGCTTCCCTGCGCGCCGCGCTCCGAGCTGCTCACCTTTGAAGACATCACCTTTGTGGTGGGCGTGGC comes from the Lujinxingia sediminis genome and includes:
- the recF gene encoding DNA replication/repair protein RecF (All proteins in this family for which functions are known are DNA-binding proteins that assist the filamentation of RecA onto DNA for the initiation of recombination or recombinational repair.), producing the protein MLLEALRLRDFRNLQHVMLTPNPRFNVIAGPNGQGKTNLLEAIYLLSAVKSFRPGTTNRALIHFERTEATLEARVERGGHERLVRLEISERGKKVFLNEGQVRNISEFFGTLNVVIFGPDDIGILRGSPSERRRFMDRAIFNAHPAFGTESTHYEDVLKHRNALLKEPRQDAALRAVYDEQLITYGAQILRRRLDFITHFRPVLTRTFSTIFDPSLAADLRYAPSWLAEGEEFLDEAEALSSPQYLERALELALRRTERDERERGYTLIGPHRDDLHTTLGGHDVRTFGSQGQTRAFVLAMKIAEITYLEERYHFAPILLLDDVSSELDRERNRLLFDFLRARTQGQVFITTTHRDFILLDQNLSIFDVQGGQVIERVSDDA
- a CDS encoding class I SAM-dependent RNA methyltransferase is translated as MILELSRGFRHGDEVELTIDKMNERGLGVAFVETVIGPQKMEKRYEVFVRKAIPGDRVRVRIDKTRRKRASATLLEILEPSQLRIEPRCRHFGTREEAQKGCGGCTLQSMRYRHQLAIKERLIKENFQRVGLDPGLVLPLKGMEEPWYYRNKMEFTFGDDAERHFALGLYPSGYKFEILNLQECHLQSEFVSRFVPAMSHFCASVGLEPYHSRRDEGWLRNLTIREGKRTGEVMVELMTSPATEVRLGTETVDAEQAARAFAAEAQRLASELGRPITSFYWSRYIAEKGSRTRIEETLLHGEPVLSEEMHLPGEQVLRFEIHPRAFFQPNTLQAEQLYAEVIERAGLLDADSPNRPQTVLDLYCGTGTIGLCLAPYAERVLGIELQPDAVDNARKNATDNQIDNATFFVGDVGKVLASPEFIEARGDAIDLVVVDPPRSGLFDQAIEQILEIAAPTLVYVSCNPKTLADNLVALTAGGYQLEVVQPVDLFPQTYHVENVALLVRKTST